Proteins from one Chitinophaga oryzae genomic window:
- a CDS encoding cation-translocating P-type ATPase — protein MLTAETGGICIPWAEDQSQVLEKLHAVKETGLTSPEAARRLEIAGPNSIESIKRRGLLRILLNQFVSPFVLLLAIAAGLSFFFEEWLDGIAIVAVILINAVIGFFMEFQAERSMETLKKLTMVPVRALRDNRLTAIPSEQVVPGDIIFVEAGDMIAADARLFQAAQLQTDESALTGESLPVGKTTVALPRDIPLAERSNMLYKGTFVSKGNGYAVVVCTGMKTELGAIARLVQQAGQVATPLEKKLQVFSRKLIWVTVALAVSIFIAGLVNGQKLVEMLETSIALVVAAVPEGLPIVATLALAFGMLRMARHNIIVKKLSSVETLGGTNVICTDKTGTLTQNKITASFIQIGNSSSAIDLDPGSSSVRWLGDSSIADTPACRHIYRIAALCNTASYQHDSVPEKESGDPLEVGLLKLVYCAGITQETYNTQFPKVDEIPFSSDTKVMATLHRNGQEFYIAAKGAVEALLFRCTTVLEADTIIPLTEERKKQWLMSAEKQAQSGLRVLAFAFRVSKEKETDFLHRLTLAGLIGFIDPPRPEVPAAIEECKSAGIKVVMITGDHPATARNIAMQLGLANESDAVIHGSAMKPFDQLTNEDKELWLHAPVFARVSPEHKLNLVKLFQERKMIVGMTGDGVNDAPALKKADIGIAMGQRGTQVAQDVADMVLKDDAFSSIVVAIKQGRVIFDNIRKFVIFLLSCNLSELLLIAAASILNLHFRLFPLQILFINLVTDVLPALALGLTEAAPHIMQRRPYSSGTPVIDRKRWSAIFTYSVVIAGSSIGAVFVSHVLLHNQEKFNFELCNNILFYTLILSQILHVFNMSFERGLPFYRTAVFRNKYVWYAVGSCILITTLSYWVVPMRKVLQVSIYSWEDWSVVVFFPILSLVIIQVLKKIRWVI, from the coding sequence ATGTTGACTGCTGAAACTGGAGGAATATGCATCCCCTGGGCTGAAGATCAAAGTCAGGTACTGGAGAAACTTCATGCCGTGAAGGAAACAGGACTAACCTCACCAGAAGCCGCCAGAAGGCTTGAGATTGCCGGACCGAACAGCATTGAATCGATTAAAAGGCGAGGGCTGCTCCGGATACTGCTGAATCAATTTGTCAGCCCTTTCGTATTATTGCTGGCCATCGCGGCGGGACTTTCATTTTTTTTTGAAGAGTGGTTGGATGGCATTGCCATCGTCGCCGTCATTCTCATCAATGCCGTTATTGGTTTTTTTATGGAGTTTCAGGCAGAACGGTCAATGGAGACATTGAAAAAACTCACGATGGTTCCCGTGAGGGCATTGCGTGATAACAGGCTTACAGCGATTCCTTCAGAACAGGTAGTGCCGGGTGACATTATATTTGTGGAGGCGGGAGATATGATTGCTGCTGATGCCCGTCTTTTTCAGGCTGCCCAGTTACAAACGGATGAATCAGCACTTACCGGCGAATCACTGCCTGTCGGAAAAACGACGGTTGCCCTCCCCAGGGACATTCCGCTGGCAGAGCGGAGTAATATGTTGTACAAGGGCACTTTTGTCTCAAAAGGAAATGGCTACGCCGTCGTGGTATGCACCGGGATGAAGACTGAACTTGGTGCTATTGCCCGCCTTGTGCAACAGGCCGGGCAGGTGGCTACTCCACTGGAAAAGAAATTACAGGTATTTAGCAGGAAACTGATATGGGTTACTGTGGCATTGGCGGTAAGCATTTTTATAGCCGGTTTGGTAAATGGGCAGAAGCTTGTTGAGATGTTGGAGACATCCATTGCGCTGGTTGTAGCTGCGGTGCCGGAAGGATTGCCGATTGTGGCTACATTGGCGCTGGCTTTTGGTATGCTGCGCATGGCGCGTCATAATATAATTGTAAAGAAGTTATCTTCCGTTGAGACACTGGGCGGCACCAATGTAATATGTACTGACAAGACCGGAACATTGACGCAGAATAAGATTACCGCTTCTTTTATACAGATTGGCAATTCGTCGTCTGCAATTGACCTTGACCCGGGTTCATCATCCGTTCGCTGGCTGGGAGATTCATCCATCGCTGATACCCCGGCCTGCCGGCATATATACCGGATTGCGGCTTTGTGCAACACGGCTTCCTATCAACATGACAGTGTGCCGGAAAAGGAGTCAGGAGATCCGCTGGAGGTAGGACTGCTAAAATTGGTGTATTGTGCCGGCATAACGCAGGAAACTTATAACACGCAGTTTCCGAAAGTCGATGAAATCCCTTTTTCTTCGGACACGAAGGTAATGGCTACTTTGCACCGAAATGGACAGGAATTTTACATTGCAGCTAAAGGTGCTGTGGAAGCGCTGCTGTTCCGTTGCACAACAGTACTGGAAGCAGATACCATTATTCCTTTGACGGAGGAGAGGAAGAAACAATGGCTTATGTCGGCCGAAAAGCAAGCGCAATCCGGACTACGGGTGCTGGCTTTTGCATTCAGGGTTAGTAAAGAAAAAGAAACGGACTTTCTGCACCGGCTTACATTGGCAGGCCTGATCGGGTTTATTGATCCGCCGCGGCCTGAGGTGCCTGCGGCTATTGAAGAGTGTAAATCTGCCGGGATAAAAGTGGTCATGATTACCGGAGATCACCCTGCTACAGCCAGAAATATTGCTATGCAGTTGGGACTGGCAAATGAATCTGATGCGGTAATACATGGGAGCGCTATGAAACCTTTTGACCAACTTACCAATGAAGATAAAGAACTATGGCTGCACGCTCCTGTTTTTGCCCGCGTATCGCCTGAGCATAAACTTAACCTTGTTAAATTATTCCAGGAAAGAAAAATGATAGTGGGTATGACAGGGGATGGTGTGAACGATGCACCGGCCTTGAAAAAGGCTGATATAGGCATAGCAATGGGGCAGCGGGGAACACAGGTGGCACAGGATGTGGCTGACATGGTGCTGAAAGACGACGCTTTTTCCTCTATCGTGGTTGCCATTAAGCAGGGGCGGGTTATTTTCGACAATATCAGAAAGTTTGTTATTTTCCTTTTGTCCTGTAATCTGAGTGAATTACTGCTCATTGCGGCAGCATCAATTCTTAATCTGCATTTCAGGCTTTTCCCGCTACAGATTTTATTCATCAATCTTGTTACTGACGTTTTACCTGCTTTAGCATTGGGCCTCACAGAAGCTGCGCCACATATCATGCAACGAAGACCTTATTCATCCGGTACCCCTGTCATCGACAGGAAAAGGTGGTCTGCGATTTTTACATACTCGGTAGTTATCGCTGGCTCGTCAATAGGGGCGGTGTTTGTTAGTCATGTGCTGTTGCATAACCAGGAGAAGTTTAATTTCGAACTATGTAACAATATTCTTTTTTATACACTGATCTTGTCTCAAATTTTGCATGTATTCAATATGTCCTTTGAGAGAGGATTACCTTTTTACAGGACAGCGGTTTTTCGCAATAAATACGTGTGGTATGCTGTCGGGAGCTGCATACTGATCACTACGTTATCTTATTGGGTTGTTCCTATGAGAAAAGTGCTCCAGGTATCAATATATAGCTGGGAGGATTGGTCGGTAGTTGTCTTTTTTCCTATACTTTCCCTGGTTATTATTCAGGTCCTGAAGAAAATCAGGTGGGTGATTTAA
- a CDS encoding chromate transporter: MHRNLVENKRWISEEDYKEGLALAQLAPRPLAAQLGIYLG, encoded by the coding sequence ATGCATCGCAATCTTGTTGAAAACAAACGCTGGATCAGCGAAGAAGATTATAAAGAGGGGTTAGCGCTGGCACAACTCGCTCCCAGGCCGCTGGCGGCGCAATTAGGGATCTATTTGGGATAA
- a CDS encoding gluconate 2-dehydrogenase subunit 3 family protein, translating into MNRREALSYVGILLGGTIVGANAFLAGCKPSVKKDGLFSPEDMALLDEIAETIIPATPDSGGGKAADLAKFMSLIITDCYTENERNVVLKGIDKLKKDCLAKHKKDFITLTNAEKETFLTQLHEEAVSYVKTEAYIKAKEDFDRQQDNWIQSEKEKKNFGALYLRENFPPHYFTMIRQLTLWGYFSSEVGMTKALRYIDTPGRYDGAYPYKKGDKAWAI; encoded by the coding sequence ATGAATAGAAGAGAAGCGTTGTCATATGTGGGTATTTTGCTTGGTGGAACTATTGTAGGCGCTAATGCCTTTCTTGCCGGATGTAAGCCATCCGTAAAAAAGGATGGGTTATTCAGTCCGGAAGACATGGCGCTGCTGGATGAAATTGCTGAAACCATTATTCCTGCGACCCCTGATTCAGGTGGAGGAAAGGCCGCTGATCTGGCGAAGTTTATGAGCCTTATTATTACGGATTGTTATACTGAAAATGAACGAAATGTTGTTCTAAAGGGTATTGACAAACTGAAAAAAGACTGCCTTGCAAAACATAAAAAGGATTTTATAACCCTCACCAACGCAGAAAAAGAAACCTTTCTTACCCAGTTACATGAGGAAGCTGTCAGCTATGTTAAAACAGAAGCCTACATTAAGGCAAAAGAGGATTTTGATAGACAACAGGACAATTGGATCCAATCTGAAAAGGAGAAAAAGAACTTTGGCGCACTCTATTTAAGAGAGAATTTCCCACCTCATTATTTTACAATGATAAGGCAGTTAACTCTTTGGGGATATTTCAGCTCTGAAGTCGGTATGACAAAAGCACTGCGATACATTGATACTCCGGGCCGTTATGATGGCGCCTATCCTTATAAAAAAGGAGACAAGGCATGGGCCATCTAA
- a CDS encoding GMC oxidoreductase — protein MSDNSYDAIVVGSGISGGWAAKELTEKGLKVLMLERGKDVKHIQDYVNATKGPWEFPHHGNLTLAQRNANPNRIRGFGPSEINPDWWANDAETPYSEIKQFNWFRGYQVGGRSLLWGKQTYRWSDIDFEANSKDGLAVDWPVRYNEIAPWYDHVEKFIGVSGSIENLPQLPDGQFLPPMEMNVVEKDIAARVKEAYKDIDQRRIIIGRCAHLTEALPGRNKCQYRNKCHLGCPFGAYFSTQSSTLPAAMKTGNLTLRPWSIVTKVLYDKDKKRATGVEVLDAETNKTYEFKAKIIFLNASTLNSTWILLNSATDVWPGGLGSSSGELGHNLMDHHLGSGAAGSVEGYEDKIVYGRRPNGIYIPRYRNLNHEKRDYIRGFGYQGGAGRGRGTKAAEEIAVGAGLKQALTAFDGWSVSIGGFGEVLPYHENRVTLDKNNKDKWGLNILAIDAELKENELNMRKEIVNDGKEMLEKAGVKNVYGFDSNGIMGQGIHEMGTARMGNDPKTSVLNKWNQLWDAPNVFVTDGAFMTSAGCVNPSLTYMAFTARAVDYAISELKKQNM, from the coding sequence ATGTCCGATAATAGCTATGACGCAATTGTTGTTGGTTCTGGCATCAGTGGCGGATGGGCCGCAAAAGAACTGACCGAAAAAGGATTAAAAGTGTTGATGCTGGAACGGGGTAAAGATGTAAAGCACATACAGGATTATGTAAATGCCACCAAGGGGCCATGGGAGTTTCCACACCATGGAAATCTTACATTGGCACAGAGGAATGCGAACCCCAACCGCATCAGGGGTTTCGGACCTAGTGAAATAAATCCCGACTGGTGGGCAAACGACGCCGAAACACCCTATTCTGAAATAAAACAATTTAACTGGTTTCGCGGGTACCAGGTAGGTGGACGGTCCCTGCTATGGGGAAAACAAACCTACCGCTGGAGCGATATTGACTTTGAAGCCAATAGCAAGGATGGGCTGGCAGTTGACTGGCCTGTCCGGTATAACGAGATCGCTCCCTGGTACGATCATGTCGAAAAGTTCATAGGAGTCAGTGGCAGTATCGAAAACCTGCCGCAGCTACCCGATGGTCAGTTTTTACCTCCTATGGAAATGAACGTTGTAGAAAAGGATATTGCAGCGCGTGTGAAAGAAGCCTATAAGGATATTGATCAACGCAGAATTATCATCGGCAGGTGTGCACATCTCACAGAGGCGCTGCCTGGCCGCAACAAATGCCAGTATCGAAATAAATGCCACCTCGGCTGTCCCTTTGGCGCCTATTTTAGCACACAATCTTCCACCTTGCCCGCAGCGATGAAAACAGGAAATCTGACACTCAGACCCTGGAGCATTGTGACGAAAGTATTATATGATAAAGATAAAAAGCGGGCAACGGGCGTAGAGGTATTAGATGCGGAAACCAATAAGACGTATGAATTCAAAGCGAAAATCATATTCCTGAATGCGTCTACACTTAACAGCACATGGATATTGCTCAATTCAGCCACGGATGTATGGCCCGGTGGCCTCGGCAGTAGCAGCGGCGAACTTGGGCACAATCTGATGGATCATCATCTGGGCTCTGGTGCTGCCGGCAGTGTGGAGGGGTATGAAGATAAAATCGTCTATGGCCGCCGGCCCAACGGGATTTATATCCCACGTTACAGAAATTTAAATCATGAAAAAAGAGACTATATACGTGGATTCGGATACCAGGGCGGGGCAGGTAGAGGAAGAGGCACAAAGGCCGCAGAGGAAATTGCGGTAGGTGCAGGTTTAAAACAGGCGTTGACAGCGTTTGACGGATGGAGCGTATCGATCGGCGGCTTTGGAGAAGTACTGCCTTACCATGAAAATAGGGTAACGCTTGACAAGAACAATAAGGACAAGTGGGGATTGAACATTTTAGCTATTGATGCAGAATTGAAGGAGAATGAATTGAATATGCGTAAGGAGATCGTCAACGACGGGAAAGAGATGTTGGAGAAAGCCGGTGTGAAAAATGTATATGGATTCGATAGTAATGGCATCATGGGACAGGGTATTCATGAAATGGGAACAGCGCGCATGGGAAATGATCCCAAAACATCCGTATTGAATAAGTGGAACCAGCTATGGGATGCTCCTAATGTATTTGTAACAGACGGTGCGTTCATGACCTCCGCCGGCTGTGTAAATCCTTCATTGACCTATATGGCATTTACCGCACGTGCAGTGGATTACGCGATAAGCGAGCTAAAGAAACAGAATATGTGA
- a CDS encoding AraC family transcriptional regulator, whose translation MKIIVEKLPLSDNTSFVARTYSTPNFEVPWHRHIELELILIKEGAGISFIGNHVGRFETGDIFFIGSNVPHTFQRDPDQATSAVVVQFKEDFLGDVFLKLPESKDLLKLFEISLHGLAIEGKSKRALASLILSLENQTGLKRIILLCECLDLITRSKGYTLLSTQMEVGLNAEKQERIDQIFQFTLEHFKRPIQISEIAKTVGLSVPTFCNYFKKCTKKKYIDFLNEIRIGYACKLLIDTQKSISDICYESGFNTLAHFNSQFRKFHNTTPSGYRKAFLSAGGMEKISLIDREVYESGNE comes from the coding sequence ATGAAAATAATTGTTGAGAAGCTTCCACTTTCTGACAATACATCGTTTGTCGCACGCACTTATAGTACCCCCAATTTCGAAGTGCCCTGGCACAGGCACATCGAACTGGAATTAATTTTAATAAAAGAAGGTGCCGGAATTAGCTTTATCGGTAACCATGTTGGAAGATTTGAAACAGGTGACATCTTCTTCATTGGGTCAAATGTTCCTCATACTTTCCAGAGGGATCCCGACCAGGCTACAAGCGCTGTGGTAGTCCAATTTAAAGAAGACTTTTTAGGAGATGTCTTTTTGAAACTACCGGAAAGCAAAGACCTTTTGAAGTTGTTTGAAATATCTTTGCATGGACTCGCCATTGAGGGTAAAAGTAAGCGGGCGCTGGCTTCGCTGATCCTTTCGCTGGAAAATCAAACAGGGCTAAAGCGTATCATATTATTATGTGAATGCCTTGATCTCATTACGAGAAGTAAAGGCTACACTTTACTTTCCACGCAAATGGAGGTAGGATTGAATGCAGAAAAGCAGGAACGCATTGATCAGATCTTCCAGTTTACATTGGAGCACTTCAAACGCCCCATTCAAATTTCGGAAATTGCAAAGACGGTTGGATTAAGCGTTCCCACTTTTTGTAATTATTTCAAAAAGTGTACAAAGAAAAAATACATTGACTTTTTGAACGAAATAAGGATAGGATATGCCTGTAAACTATTGATAGACACCCAGAAAAGCATCTCCGACATCTGTTACGAGAGTGGCTTCAACACGTTGGCCCATTTCAATAGCCAGTTCCGTAAATTTCATAACACAACCCCTTCAGGCTATAGGAAAGCCTTTCTTAGTGCGGGAGGTATGGAAAAGATATCCCTTATCGACAGGGAAGTATATGAATCCGGGAATGAGTGA
- a CDS encoding efflux RND transporter periplasmic adaptor subunit: protein MSRKIIIVTLCAGALWLTACSGSGNGATEKEAQASGEAGHKEEHENPNTVTFSQNQINSIGIRIGGIETKQLTSSLKTNGTLRVPNQNKATVNSLYSGVIRTLLVQPGNTVNKGQVIATISNPSFVQSQSEYLSVMTRLKLAEQEVTRQRELTAGNAGALKNLQAAETAFKTLQTEKSTLGQQIRMMGINPEQLSNGKLISSLSVLSPISGVVSDVKVQIGSYVDLTSPIADIVDNSQLHLDLFVYEKDLSKLREGQTIHFTLTNNPGKEYDAEIFSLGSTFEGESKAVTVHAKVKGDKAGLIDGMNITAIISLEKATVQAIPTDAIVNYQGQDYIFFVTDEHAEDEHHQGAESGHDHSSGETHDHTEEGGKKAESNHGTGMTFEKIPVVKGTTDIGYTEITLLKEIPAGSKIVVKGAFFVLAKMTNAGEGHEH from the coding sequence ATGAGCAGGAAAATTATCATCGTCACCTTATGTGCAGGCGCCCTCTGGCTGACCGCATGCTCCGGGTCCGGTAACGGCGCAACGGAAAAAGAAGCGCAGGCCAGCGGTGAAGCAGGACATAAAGAAGAACATGAAAATCCCAATACGGTCACGTTTTCCCAAAACCAGATCAACAGCATCGGCATCCGTATTGGTGGCATAGAAACCAAACAACTGACGTCTTCCCTGAAAACCAATGGTACGCTCCGTGTGCCCAACCAGAACAAAGCGACGGTTAACTCGCTCTACAGTGGCGTTATCCGGACGCTGCTGGTCCAGCCGGGCAACACCGTTAATAAAGGACAGGTGATCGCCACCATCAGCAACCCGTCTTTTGTGCAATCGCAAAGCGAATACCTGTCCGTGATGACGCGGCTGAAACTGGCAGAGCAGGAAGTCACCCGTCAGCGGGAACTGACGGCCGGCAATGCGGGCGCCCTGAAGAACCTGCAGGCAGCAGAAACAGCCTTCAAGACCTTGCAGACCGAAAAGTCTACCCTTGGCCAGCAAATCAGGATGATGGGCATCAACCCCGAACAACTGTCGAACGGCAAACTGATCTCCAGCCTTTCCGTGCTCAGTCCTATCAGCGGCGTTGTCAGCGATGTGAAAGTACAGATCGGCAGTTATGTGGACCTTACCTCCCCTATTGCAGATATCGTGGACAATAGTCAGCTTCACCTCGATTTGTTTGTGTACGAAAAAGATCTTTCCAAACTGAGAGAAGGCCAGACGATCCACTTCACCCTGACCAACAATCCCGGCAAGGAATACGACGCTGAGATTTTCTCGCTGGGATCTACTTTTGAAGGGGAATCAAAGGCGGTGACCGTACACGCCAAGGTAAAGGGCGATAAGGCCGGACTGATAGACGGGATGAACATCACCGCCATCATCAGCCTGGAGAAAGCGACCGTGCAGGCCATCCCCACAGATGCCATCGTCAACTACCAGGGGCAGGATTATATCTTCTTTGTCACCGACGAACACGCCGAGGACGAGCATCATCAGGGCGCAGAAAGCGGCCATGACCACAGCTCCGGAGAGACCCATGACCATACGGAAGAAGGTGGCAAAAAAGCCGAAAGCAATCATGGAACGGGTATGACGTTTGAGAAAATACCGGTTGTGAAGGGCACTACCGATATTGGGTATACGGAGATTACGTTGCTGAAGGAAATACCTGCCGGCTCGAAGATTGTGGTGAAAGGTGCATTTTTTGTGTTGGCAAAGATGACGAATGCCGGAGAAGGGCATGAACATTAA